From a region of the Georgenia yuyongxinii genome:
- the gmd gene encoding GDP-mannose 4,6-dehydratase yields the protein MTKRALITGITGQDGSYLAEMLLAKGYEVHGLIRRASTFNTVRIDHLYQDRHEPDARMFLHYGDLADGARLVTLLAQVQPDEVYNLAAQSHVRVSFEEPEHTGNTTGMGATRLLEAVRMTGLHCRYYQASSSEMFGASPPPQNELTPFYPRSPYGAAKVYAYWLTKNYREAYGFFAVNGILFNHESPRRGETFVTRKISRAVARIRAGLDDVVYLGNIDTVRDWGYAPEYVEGMWRMLQADEPDDYVLATGNSCTVRDFMITAFEHAGLDWEKHVRFDEQYLRPTEVDALIGDASKATGRLGWKATVHADELARIMVDADIEALEHAGSSWIDAPRVDGWVAAPAAR from the coding sequence TTGACCAAGCGAGCGCTCATCACTGGGATCACCGGACAGGACGGGTCCTACCTGGCCGAGATGCTGCTGGCCAAGGGATACGAGGTCCACGGCCTCATACGCCGCGCGTCGACGTTCAACACCGTCCGGATCGACCATCTCTACCAGGACCGGCACGAGCCGGACGCGCGAATGTTCCTGCACTACGGGGACCTGGCAGACGGTGCCCGGCTCGTGACCCTGCTGGCCCAGGTGCAGCCCGACGAGGTTTACAACCTCGCCGCCCAGTCGCACGTGCGCGTGAGCTTCGAGGAACCTGAGCACACCGGCAACACGACCGGGATGGGCGCCACCCGGCTGCTCGAAGCAGTCCGGATGACCGGGCTTCACTGCCGGTATTACCAGGCATCCAGCTCCGAGATGTTCGGAGCCTCTCCGCCGCCGCAGAACGAGCTCACGCCGTTCTACCCGCGCTCGCCCTACGGTGCCGCCAAGGTCTACGCGTACTGGCTGACGAAGAACTACCGCGAGGCGTACGGATTCTTCGCCGTCAACGGCATCCTCTTCAACCATGAGTCGCCGCGGCGCGGTGAGACGTTCGTGACCCGGAAGATCAGCCGCGCCGTGGCACGTATCAGGGCCGGACTCGACGACGTCGTCTACCTGGGCAACATCGACACCGTCCGCGACTGGGGCTACGCGCCCGAGTACGTCGAGGGCATGTGGCGGATGCTGCAGGCCGACGAGCCTGACGACTACGTCCTGGCGACCGGGAACAGCTGCACGGTGCGCGACTTCATGATCACGGCCTTCGAGCATGCCGGTCTCGACTGGGAGAAGCATGTGAGATTCGACGAGCAGTACCTCAGGCCCACCGAGGTCGACGCGTTGATCGGTGATGCCTCCAAGGCCACCGGCCGACTCGGGTGGAAGGCGACCGTCCACGCCGACGAGCTGGCCCGCATCATGGTCGACGCGGACATCGAGGCGCTTGAGCATGCCGGCAGCTCGTGGATAGACGCGCCCCGCGTCGACGGCTGGGTAGCCGCCCCGGCGGCGCGCTGA
- a CDS encoding GDP-L-fucose synthase family protein: MGTGFSPGPLDRDAPFYVAGHRGLVGSAVWRHLQRSGFTRLLGRTSRELDLRNRDAVFAFFAETRPRYIVLAAARVGGILANDTYPVDFLSENLQIQTNVIDAALRHDVERLLFLGSSCIYPKHAPQPIREDALLTGPLEPTNEAYAVAKIAGIMHVRSVRRQYGLPWISAMPTNLYGPGDNFSRTSSHVLPALVRRYEDARAGGAASVTNWGSGSPRREFLHVDDMAAATLHLLEHFDGPGHINVGTGSDITIRALAQLVAEAVGYTGATEWDTSKPDGTPRKLLDVSALRASGWHPRITLPAGVERTVEAFRRDRKVGSRGSLPLVVSPAPAS, from the coding sequence ATGGGCACCGGATTCTCGCCGGGGCCGCTCGACCGGGACGCGCCGTTCTACGTCGCGGGCCACCGCGGCCTGGTGGGATCGGCCGTCTGGCGGCACCTCCAGCGCAGCGGCTTCACGAGACTCCTCGGGCGCACCTCGCGCGAACTCGACCTGAGGAACAGGGACGCCGTCTTCGCGTTCTTCGCGGAAACCCGACCCCGCTACATCGTCCTGGCCGCCGCACGGGTAGGCGGCATTTTGGCGAACGACACCTATCCCGTCGATTTTCTCTCCGAGAACCTGCAGATCCAGACCAATGTCATCGACGCGGCGCTGAGGCACGACGTCGAGCGCCTCCTCTTCCTCGGGTCCTCCTGCATCTACCCCAAGCACGCCCCGCAGCCCATCCGGGAGGATGCGCTGCTGACCGGGCCGTTGGAGCCGACGAACGAGGCTTATGCGGTCGCGAAGATCGCCGGCATCATGCACGTCCGGTCGGTGCGGAGGCAGTACGGGTTGCCGTGGATCTCTGCGATGCCGACTAATCTGTACGGGCCGGGCGACAACTTCTCGCGGACGAGCTCGCATGTGCTGCCGGCCCTCGTCCGCCGCTACGAAGATGCGCGGGCCGGGGGAGCAGCCAGCGTGACCAACTGGGGGAGCGGCTCTCCCCGGCGGGAGTTCCTTCACGTCGACGACATGGCCGCCGCGACTCTCCACCTGCTCGAGCACTTCGACGGCCCAGGGCACATCAACGTCGGTACCGGGAGCGACATCACGATCAGAGCGCTTGCCCAGCTCGTCGCAGAAGCCGTCGGGTACACGGGCGCAACGGAGTGGGATACCTCCAAGCCCGATGGCACGCCTCGGAAGTTGCTCGACGTCTCGGCGCTGAGGGCGTCCGGGTGGCATCCCCGGATCACTCTTCCGGCGGGCGTGGAACGCACGGTCGAGGCGTTCCGACGCGATCGGAAGGTCGGGTCGAGGGGATCGCTGCCGCTCGTCGTTAGCCCTGCGCCTGCGAGCTGA
- a CDS encoding TetR/AcrR family transcriptional regulator gives MGSVPPETRRAPRVRMTGSERREQLVAVSRALFAEKGFEGTSVEEIAARAKVSKPVVYEHFGGKEGIYAVVVDREVQRLLGMLTIELSGGGHPKVVVEKTALALLGYIEENTDGFRILVRDSPVAQATGTFSSLIGDVASQVEHLLAEQFRARRLDPAAAPMYAQMLVGLIALTGQWWLEARSPDKAEVAAHMVNLAWNGLKGLEKEPRLSSQAQG, from the coding sequence ATGGGGAGCGTGCCTCCCGAGACCAGACGCGCCCCGCGGGTGCGCATGACCGGCAGCGAGCGCCGCGAGCAGCTCGTCGCCGTCAGCCGCGCCCTCTTCGCCGAGAAGGGCTTCGAGGGCACCAGCGTCGAGGAGATCGCGGCGCGCGCGAAGGTCTCCAAGCCCGTGGTCTACGAGCACTTCGGCGGTAAGGAAGGCATCTACGCCGTCGTGGTGGACCGGGAGGTGCAGCGCCTGCTCGGCATGCTCACCATCGAGCTGAGCGGCGGCGGGCACCCCAAGGTCGTCGTGGAGAAGACGGCGCTGGCCCTGCTCGGCTACATCGAGGAGAACACCGACGGCTTCCGCATCCTGGTGCGCGACTCCCCCGTCGCCCAGGCCACCGGCACCTTCTCCTCCCTCATCGGGGACGTCGCCTCCCAGGTGGAGCACCTCCTCGCGGAGCAGTTCCGCGCCCGACGGCTCGACCCGGCGGCGGCGCCGATGTACGCGCAGATGCTCGTCGGGCTCATCGCCCTCACGGGGCAGTGGTGGCTCGAGGCGCGCAGCCCGGACAAGGCCGAGGTCGCCGCGCACATGGTCAACCTCGCCTGGAACGGGCTCAAGGGCCTGGAGAAGGAACCGCGGCTCAGCTCGCAGGCGCAGGGCTAA
- the glmU gene encoding bifunctional UDP-N-acetylglucosamine diphosphorylase/glucosamine-1-phosphate N-acetyltransferase GlmU — translation MSLTQPAAVVVLAAGEGTRMKSRTPKVLHEIGGRSLLAHALHAARALEPARLAVVVRHERDAVAAHATALDDGVTIVDQDEIPGTGRAVQCALTALDAAVRGASLVHAAPGSAAPGGEVAALHGPVVVMAGDTPLLDAGTLAELLRAHTEDGNAVTVLTTTVEEPQGYGRILREGGAVVGVVEERDATTEQRLIREINTSTYVFDAAVLRDALGSVGQDNDQGEVYLTDVVALAHHQGLGVRAISVDDSWLVEGVNDRVQLAALGTELNRRTLEQWMRDGVTVVDPSTTRVDVDVELARDVTLLPGTQLYGRTRVAEGATIGPDTTLRDVVVGADATVVRTHGSDAELEAGSTTGPFAYLRPGAHLGEQGKIGTFVEVKNANIGAGAKVPHLTYVGDADIGEGTNIGASSVFVNYDGVAKHRTRIGAHARTGSDNMFVAPVTVGDGAYTGAGTTIREDVPPGALAVSGGPQRNIDGWVLRRRPGTAAAEAAARALGGDATPRDTASPGSSDSGASSSAAAAAAADADDGPGAGALSPQARAERARAVPESRTPRDQQVQGATAEKDSNR, via the coding sequence GTGAGCCTGACCCAACCTGCTGCTGTCGTCGTGCTCGCCGCGGGTGAGGGCACCCGGATGAAGTCCCGCACCCCCAAGGTGCTCCACGAGATCGGCGGCCGCAGCCTGCTGGCCCACGCCCTTCACGCCGCCCGCGCGCTCGAGCCGGCCAGGCTCGCTGTCGTCGTCCGGCACGAGCGCGACGCCGTCGCCGCGCACGCCACCGCCCTGGACGACGGCGTCACGATCGTCGACCAGGACGAGATCCCTGGCACCGGACGCGCCGTGCAGTGCGCGCTGACCGCGCTGGACGCAGCCGTCCGGGGCGCCTCGCTTGTCCATGCCGCCCCGGGGTCCGCCGCCCCCGGCGGTGAGGTGGCCGCGCTCCACGGGCCCGTAGTCGTCATGGCCGGTGACACCCCCCTGCTCGACGCCGGCACCCTTGCCGAGCTGCTTCGCGCGCACACCGAGGACGGCAACGCCGTCACCGTGCTGACCACCACCGTGGAGGAGCCCCAGGGGTACGGGCGCATCCTGCGCGAGGGCGGCGCCGTCGTCGGCGTGGTCGAGGAGCGCGACGCCACCACCGAGCAGCGGCTCATCCGCGAGATCAACACCTCCACGTACGTGTTCGACGCCGCCGTCCTGCGCGACGCCCTCGGCTCTGTCGGCCAGGACAACGACCAGGGCGAGGTGTACCTGACCGACGTCGTCGCCCTCGCCCACCACCAGGGCCTGGGCGTGCGCGCCATCTCCGTGGACGACTCCTGGCTCGTCGAGGGCGTCAACGACCGGGTCCAGCTCGCGGCGCTGGGCACCGAGCTCAACCGGCGCACCCTGGAGCAGTGGATGCGCGACGGCGTCACGGTCGTCGACCCCAGCACCACCAGGGTCGACGTCGACGTCGAGCTGGCGCGAGACGTGACCCTGTTGCCCGGCACCCAGCTGTACGGGCGCACCCGGGTGGCCGAGGGCGCCACGATCGGCCCGGACACCACCCTGCGCGACGTCGTCGTCGGCGCCGACGCCACGGTCGTCCGCACCCACGGCTCCGACGCCGAGCTCGAGGCCGGCTCGACCACCGGGCCCTTCGCCTACCTGCGCCCCGGCGCCCACCTCGGCGAGCAGGGCAAGATCGGCACGTTCGTCGAGGTCAAGAACGCCAACATCGGGGCCGGCGCGAAGGTGCCGCACCTGACCTACGTGGGCGACGCGGACATCGGTGAGGGCACGAACATCGGCGCCTCCTCCGTCTTCGTCAACTACGACGGCGTGGCCAAGCACCGCACCCGCATCGGCGCCCACGCCCGCACCGGCTCGGACAACATGTTCGTCGCCCCGGTCACCGTCGGTGACGGCGCCTACACCGGCGCCGGCACCACGATCCGGGAGGACGTCCCGCCCGGCGCGCTCGCGGTCAGCGGCGGCCCGCAGCGCAACATCGACGGGTGGGTGCTGCGCCGTCGGCCCGGTACCGCCGCGGCCGAGGCCGCCGCGCGGGCGCTCGGCGGGGACGCCACGCCCAGGGACACCGCGAGCCCGGGGAGCTCGGACTCCGGGGCATCCTCGTCGGCTGCGGCTGCGGCTGCGGCGGACGCGGACGACGGCCCGGGCGCCGGCGCACTCAGCCCGCAGGCCCGGGCCGAACGGGCCCGCGCCGTGCCAGAGAGCCGTACTCCCCGGGACCAACAGGTCCAGGGTGCCACCGCAGAGAAGGACAGCAACCGATGA
- a CDS encoding ribose-phosphate diphosphokinase, with protein sequence MTGIISQGEKRLVVVSGRAHPELAAQVARELDIELLPTTAYDFANGEIYVRFDESVRGSDVFVLQSHTNPINQWLMEQLIMVDALKRASAKRITVVAPFYPYARQDKKHRGREPISARLVADLFKTAGADRLMSVDLHAAQTQGFFDGPVDHLWAQPILTDYVRSRIDPERVAVVSPDAGRIRVAEMWAAKFGGVPLAFVHKTRDISKPNQAVANRVVGDVEGRTAVLVDDLIDTGGTIAEAVKVVLAAGASDVIVAATHGVLSDPAAKRLSECGAREVIVTDTLPISADKHFPQLTVLPIAPLLARAIREVFDDGSVTSLFDGNA encoded by the coding sequence ATGACGGGGATCATCAGCCAGGGCGAGAAGCGCCTCGTGGTCGTGAGCGGGCGAGCGCATCCCGAGCTTGCCGCCCAGGTCGCCCGAGAGCTCGACATCGAGCTGCTGCCGACGACGGCCTACGACTTCGCCAACGGTGAGATCTACGTGCGGTTCGACGAGTCGGTGCGCGGCTCGGACGTGTTCGTGCTCCAGTCGCACACCAATCCGATCAACCAGTGGTTGATGGAGCAGCTGATCATGGTCGACGCGCTCAAGCGGGCCTCGGCCAAGCGGATCACCGTGGTCGCACCGTTCTACCCCTATGCGCGGCAGGACAAGAAGCACCGCGGACGCGAGCCGATCTCCGCGCGTCTGGTGGCGGACCTGTTCAAGACCGCGGGCGCGGACCGCCTCATGAGCGTGGACCTGCACGCCGCGCAGACCCAGGGGTTCTTCGACGGGCCCGTCGACCATCTGTGGGCCCAGCCGATCCTCACCGACTACGTGCGCTCGCGCATCGACCCGGAGCGGGTGGCGGTCGTCTCGCCGGACGCCGGTCGCATCCGGGTGGCCGAGATGTGGGCCGCCAAGTTCGGCGGTGTGCCACTGGCGTTCGTGCACAAGACCCGCGACATCTCCAAGCCCAACCAGGCCGTGGCCAACCGGGTGGTCGGCGACGTCGAGGGCCGCACGGCCGTTCTGGTCGACGACCTCATCGACACCGGCGGCACCATCGCCGAGGCGGTCAAGGTGGTCCTCGCCGCCGGGGCGTCCGACGTGATCGTGGCGGCCACGCACGGCGTGCTCTCGGACCCGGCCGCGAAGCGGCTGTCCGAGTGCGGCGCGCGGGAGGTCATCGTCACCGACACCCTCCCGATCTCGGCGGACAAGCACTTCCCGCAGCTCACCGTGCTGCCGATCGCGCCGCTGCTGGCGCGGGCGATCCGAGAGGTCTTCGACGACGGGTCGGTGACGAGCCTGTTCGACGGAAACGCTTGA
- a CDS encoding ABC transporter ATP-binding protein yields MTVAPPARQPRPRTNPVTVLRRATAAWRRLSPFFRTSPTQMLLLVIGSVIAGFAEAALLGLVAAIAGALSQGQTEVAVHVGPVSLHASGGVMLGAAAALAVTRGALQLLLAYLPASMSARAVASLRRRLFDAFTVSAWPVKAAERDGQFQSLMSTHINSSSQAIISLGNGLSVLLVFFSLLVSAFALNLPAAVVLTVASVGLFLGLRPLAGRLRRQASKLSAENIEYSKAVQEVVLMAEETEVFGATRTYRDGFYTLIDAVRQPMLRTRFLSSAVPTLYQSIALLMLVVALAVVSLMGTERIATLGGVVLILVRALTYGQQIQTAMTNLDERIPFMHRLADAIENYVSHPRQDGEQPLPVIEWFGLRDVGYTYPGGREVLRGVSFTVAMGEAIGVVGPSGAGKSSLVQMLLRLRDPAHGSVQVNGRDVREFRRDDWQRRVAYVPQTPQLIWGTVADNIRYHRPHLSDADVEAAARRARIHDEIMSWPDGYDTVVGQRAAAVSGGQSQRICLARALADQPEVLILDEPTSALDVRSEALVHESLGQLKGEMLIFLVAHRLTTLSFCDRVMVVVDGQIEDFDAPDHLLATNGFFREITEITRSRSN; encoded by the coding sequence GTGACAGTCGCCCCGCCAGCCCGTCAGCCGCGGCCACGCACCAACCCGGTCACGGTGCTCCGCCGCGCGACCGCGGCGTGGCGGCGCCTGTCCCCGTTCTTCCGGACCTCACCGACCCAGATGCTGCTGCTGGTGATCGGCTCGGTCATCGCCGGCTTCGCGGAGGCCGCACTGCTCGGTCTGGTGGCTGCGATCGCCGGGGCACTGTCCCAGGGACAGACCGAGGTCGCCGTCCACGTCGGCCCGGTCTCGCTGCACGCCAGCGGCGGCGTCATGCTCGGCGCCGCGGCCGCCCTGGCGGTGACCCGCGGTGCGCTGCAACTGTTGCTCGCCTACCTTCCGGCAAGCATGAGCGCGCGGGCGGTGGCCAGCCTGAGGCGCCGGCTTTTCGACGCGTTCACCGTATCCGCTTGGCCGGTCAAGGCCGCGGAGCGGGACGGCCAGTTCCAGTCACTCATGAGCACGCACATCAACAGTTCGAGCCAGGCGATAATCAGCCTCGGCAACGGCCTGTCCGTGTTGCTCGTCTTCTTCTCCCTGCTCGTCTCCGCGTTCGCGCTGAACCTGCCGGCCGCAGTCGTCCTGACCGTGGCGTCGGTCGGGCTGTTCCTGGGGCTGCGCCCCTTGGCCGGCCGGCTGCGCCGGCAGGCCTCCAAGTTGAGCGCCGAGAACATCGAGTACTCCAAGGCCGTGCAGGAGGTCGTCCTCATGGCTGAGGAGACGGAGGTGTTCGGTGCCACTCGCACGTACCGTGACGGGTTCTACACGCTCATCGACGCCGTGCGGCAGCCGATGCTGCGCACGCGGTTCCTCTCCAGCGCTGTGCCGACTCTCTACCAGAGCATCGCCCTGCTCATGCTGGTGGTCGCGCTTGCCGTGGTCTCCCTGATGGGCACGGAGCGGATCGCCACGCTCGGCGGGGTCGTCCTCATCCTTGTTCGAGCCCTCACCTACGGCCAGCAGATCCAGACCGCCATGACGAACCTCGACGAGCGCATCCCGTTCATGCACCGGCTGGCGGACGCCATCGAGAACTACGTGTCGCACCCGCGTCAGGACGGCGAGCAGCCGCTCCCGGTCATCGAGTGGTTCGGGCTGCGTGACGTGGGCTACACCTATCCCGGCGGGCGCGAGGTGCTGCGCGGGGTGTCCTTCACGGTCGCCATGGGGGAGGCGATCGGCGTTGTCGGCCCCTCCGGCGCTGGGAAGTCCTCGCTCGTCCAGATGCTCCTACGCCTGCGCGATCCCGCGCACGGGAGCGTGCAGGTCAACGGCCGCGACGTCCGGGAGTTCCGCCGGGATGACTGGCAGCGAAGAGTCGCCTATGTCCCTCAGACGCCGCAGCTCATCTGGGGCACGGTCGCCGACAACATCCGCTACCACCGGCCGCACCTCAGTGACGCCGACGTCGAGGCGGCCGCGCGCCGAGCCCGGATTCACGACGAGATCATGTCCTGGCCAGACGGCTACGACACAGTCGTGGGGCAGCGGGCGGCTGCCGTTTCCGGCGGCCAGAGCCAGCGGATCTGCCTGGCCCGCGCGCTCGCCGACCAGCCCGAGGTGCTGATCCTCGACGAGCCCACGAGCGCCCTGGATGTGCGCTCAGAGGCCCTGGTGCACGAGTCGCTCGGCCAGCTCAAGGGCGAGATGCTCATCTTCCTCGTCGCGCACCGGCTCACCACCCTGTCGTTCTGCGACCGGGTGATGGTCGTCGTCGACGGTCAGATCGAGGACTTCGACGCCCCCGACCACCTGCTCGCCACCAACGGCTTCTTCCGCGAGATCACCGAGATCACCCGCAGCCGGAGCAACTGA
- a CDS encoding protein kinase family protein — protein sequence MELTSLLDGGRVIEVGATGPEVGRVLSAAGARYLGLVPTRRLVDVRKAAGELGQRFHPLQSGEVVMHSSTDMLVLRAGYSRLLWWLRDLRGVRYVAVEHEPGFGLERRAAEALGRLGGRTRPVGRCTCAGRRFDVIEVLAPQQPRVRHYLSPVWGVAGLGRRLEERGLSHVVLRWFEDLPHLDPGEDLDLLVADADLAAVHDLLAEEPGTIPVDVYSETGRPGADFRGVAYYPPALARLLLDRAERRPGGWCVPAPREHFLSLAHHAVYHKGERSGLTSALFPDRYPDPEHDYESVLEALAQNVGADVALNLEAVDEHLHEHGWRPPPDALRRLSAANEWARRRFRRAEGGPPEPPEPAVFLVRERTVDVLAIAEVIGALAVYGFEPLRVVELDPAARGRCAEQLRGGNWDRGPFPRSGGRPAVAVVALHYAPQPTAPWVRERYPHLSNADVLKAKLRVRDLVAARVPEESGFNPMHSSDNEAEAWEYVEVVLPAEVATLRAEVERRRAEFRTDVPVVRELSRGRRAKVEVVRHDQGVAVRKTFAPSARSHLARELAGLEELAPHTDVPEVLATGANWLLTPFYENRLRLGDRPGGRLVPLRVAREMVAMLRRIHALGIDLVDVKPQNFLRERRGLRLVDLEFLHRYDGAAPPFERMYGFVGVPEGFAGDVPLADELTYEARWLPYTGLTLDQLLHAPRWAQHGYRMVFRARRVLTGSWTPLRRVGGPVRRRLRATLRRSRRALRRRGLIAVAER from the coding sequence ATGGAGCTCACGTCATTGCTCGACGGCGGTCGGGTGATCGAGGTCGGTGCGACCGGCCCGGAGGTTGGCCGAGTGCTCAGCGCAGCCGGCGCCCGCTACCTCGGGCTCGTGCCCACGCGTCGGCTTGTTGACGTGCGCAAGGCCGCTGGCGAGCTGGGGCAGCGGTTCCACCCGCTGCAGTCCGGCGAGGTGGTGATGCACAGCAGCACGGACATGCTCGTCCTGCGCGCAGGCTACAGCCGGCTCCTGTGGTGGCTGCGGGACCTGCGCGGTGTGCGATACGTGGCGGTCGAGCACGAGCCGGGATTCGGTTTGGAGCGGCGCGCGGCCGAGGCGCTGGGCCGGCTCGGGGGCCGCACCCGGCCGGTCGGGCGCTGCACCTGCGCCGGTCGCCGGTTCGACGTCATCGAGGTGCTTGCGCCGCAGCAGCCCCGCGTCAGGCACTACCTCTCGCCCGTCTGGGGGGTCGCCGGCCTCGGCCGCCGGCTGGAGGAGCGCGGGCTCAGCCACGTCGTCCTGCGGTGGTTCGAGGACCTGCCCCACCTCGACCCGGGTGAGGACCTCGACCTGCTCGTCGCCGATGCCGACCTGGCGGCGGTGCACGACTTGCTTGCGGAGGAGCCGGGCACGATTCCTGTCGACGTGTACAGCGAGACTGGCCGGCCGGGTGCCGATTTCCGGGGGGTGGCCTACTACCCGCCCGCGCTCGCCAGGCTCCTTCTCGATCGCGCGGAACGCCGCCCAGGCGGGTGGTGCGTGCCCGCCCCACGTGAACACTTCCTCTCGCTCGCCCACCACGCCGTCTACCACAAGGGCGAGCGCTCCGGGCTGACGTCCGCACTGTTCCCGGACCGATACCCCGACCCGGAACACGACTACGAGTCAGTCCTGGAGGCCCTGGCCCAGAATGTCGGCGCCGACGTGGCGCTCAATCTCGAGGCGGTCGACGAGCACCTGCACGAGCACGGGTGGCGGCCCCCGCCCGACGCCTTGCGCCGCCTCTCGGCGGCGAACGAGTGGGCCCGCAGACGCTTTCGACGCGCGGAGGGCGGGCCGCCGGAGCCGCCGGAGCCGGCGGTGTTCCTCGTCCGCGAGCGCACCGTCGACGTCCTTGCCATCGCGGAGGTGATCGGTGCCCTGGCGGTCTACGGCTTCGAGCCGCTCCGGGTGGTCGAGCTCGATCCCGCCGCGCGCGGGCGATGCGCCGAGCAGCTGCGCGGAGGTAACTGGGACCGCGGCCCGTTCCCGCGCTCCGGCGGCAGGCCGGCGGTCGCCGTCGTGGCGCTGCACTACGCGCCGCAGCCCACGGCCCCGTGGGTGCGTGAGCGCTACCCGCACCTGTCGAACGCGGACGTGCTGAAGGCCAAGCTGCGCGTGCGCGACCTCGTCGCTGCCCGCGTCCCCGAAGAGTCTGGGTTCAACCCCATGCACTCCTCCGACAACGAGGCCGAGGCCTGGGAGTACGTCGAGGTCGTGTTGCCGGCCGAGGTGGCCACATTGCGGGCGGAGGTTGAGCGCCGCCGGGCCGAGTTCCGCACGGATGTGCCGGTCGTCCGCGAGCTCAGCCGGGGGCGCCGGGCGAAGGTCGAGGTCGTGCGGCACGACCAGGGGGTCGCGGTGCGGAAGACGTTCGCCCCGTCGGCCCGCTCCCACCTCGCCCGCGAGCTGGCCGGGCTTGAGGAGCTCGCCCCGCACACCGACGTCCCCGAGGTGCTGGCCACCGGGGCGAACTGGCTCCTCACGCCCTTCTATGAGAACCGGCTGCGCTTGGGGGATCGTCCGGGTGGTCGTCTCGTCCCGTTGCGCGTGGCACGGGAGATGGTCGCCATGCTCCGCCGGATCCATGCGCTCGGGATCGACCTTGTTGACGTCAAGCCTCAGAACTTCCTGCGCGAGCGGCGTGGGCTCCGGCTCGTCGACCTGGAGTTCCTCCACCGCTACGACGGCGCCGCGCCTCCGTTCGAGCGGATGTACGGGTTCGTCGGGGTACCGGAGGGGTTCGCTGGTGACGTGCCGCTGGCCGACGAGCTCACCTACGAGGCCCGCTGGCTGCCGTACACCGGGCTGACGCTCGACCAGCTCCTCCACGCACCTCGGTGGGCGCAGCATGGTTACCGCATGGTCTTCCGGGCTCGCCGCGTCCTGACCGGCTCGTGGACGCCGCTGCGGCGCGTGGGCGGACCCGTGCGACGCCGGTTGCGCGCGACCCTGCGCCGGTCCCGACGGGCGCTGCGGCGACGGGGGCTCATCGCGGTGGCTGAGCGATGA
- a CDS encoding glycosyltransferase, which yields MAETAVSVVVPALDAAATIATQLDALAAQDADVGWEVVVVDNGSTDATVEVCRTYAAVLPSLRVISCTTPGTSAARNAGAAAAFGKLLLFCDADDQVAPGWLAAMTRALTHTDADAAGGAIENDLLNPGSQPYLPRHPDHLPVVAGFLPRAITANLAVRRDAFEALGGFAPEYDYGGPDTEFCWRLQLAGFRLAYAPDAVVHYRHRHELRAVARKAYRTGISRGRLFRDYARHGMPRPRLVGVLVRWAGLAAQAPVALLSPRVRWRWTEQASAAAGRVSGSVRFRVLYL from the coding sequence ATGGCCGAAACCGCAGTGAGCGTGGTCGTGCCCGCCCTCGACGCGGCGGCCACCATCGCGACGCAGCTCGATGCGCTGGCGGCGCAGGACGCGGACGTCGGCTGGGAGGTCGTCGTCGTCGACAACGGCTCCACCGACGCCACGGTTGAGGTGTGTCGCACCTACGCGGCGGTGCTGCCATCGCTGCGCGTGATCTCCTGCACGACGCCGGGCACCTCCGCCGCCCGCAATGCCGGCGCGGCGGCCGCGTTCGGGAAGCTGCTCCTGTTCTGCGACGCCGACGACCAGGTCGCGCCGGGCTGGCTCGCCGCGATGACGCGGGCCCTCACACACACCGACGCGGACGCCGCGGGGGGGGCGATTGAGAACGACCTGCTCAACCCCGGCTCTCAGCCGTACCTTCCGCGCCACCCCGATCACCTGCCCGTCGTCGCCGGTTTCCTTCCCCGGGCGATCACGGCGAACCTCGCCGTGCGGCGCGACGCCTTCGAGGCGCTCGGCGGCTTCGCGCCGGAGTACGACTACGGCGGTCCTGACACGGAGTTCTGCTGGCGACTCCAGCTCGCGGGGTTCCGGCTGGCCTACGCGCCCGACGCCGTCGTCCACTACCGGCACCGACACGAGCTGCGGGCGGTCGCCCGCAAGGCCTACCGCACTGGGATCTCGCGCGGCCGGCTGTTCCGGGACTACGCCCGCCACGGCATGCCCCGGCCCCGGCTCGTCGGGGTGCTCGTGCGCTGGGCCGGCCTGGCCGCGCAGGCCCCGGTCGCGCTGCTGTCTCCCCGGGTCCGGTGGCGCTGGACCGAGCAGGCGTCGGCTGCCGCCGGCCGGGTGTCGGGCAGCGTCCGCTTCCGCGTTCTCTACCTTTGA